The Panicum hallii strain FIL2 chromosome 9, PHallii_v3.1, whole genome shotgun sequence genome has a window encoding:
- the LOC112876697 gene encoding uncharacterized protein LOC112876697 isoform X2, giving the protein MERAAPVRSSHTSTADLLAWPQPQGQGPAPATPSPPRRPGQPSEAIRKVVFGGQVTEEEADSLTKRKPCSAPKWKEMTGSGIFAAGSNGDAGEAVAAAKPARTAPRQAISTVSHISFAEDGTDPPKKPTSVAEVAKQRELSGTLQSEVDSKMKKQISNAKSKELSGHDIFSDTQESRSNRARNSSNGSSASNTPVKNANASTFSFGEANIDSAPKTAKKITGKKMGRNQPASAQVETASLLAARAALRWFNILNWNGDGPCLNPCLSL; this is encoded by the exons ATggagcgggcggcgccggtgaggaGCTCCCACACCTCCACGGCCGACCTGCTCGCGTGGCCGCAGCCCCAGGGCCAGGGCCCCGCCCCCgccacgccgtcgccgccgcgccgccctggcCAG CCGTCGGAGGCGATCAGGAAGGTGGTCTTCGGGGGCCAGGTCACCGAGGAGGAGGCCGACAGCCTCACCAAGAG GAAGCCGTGCTCCGCGCCCAAGTGGAAGGAGATGACTGGAAGCGGCATCTTCGCGGCCGGGAGCAATGGCGACGCTGGGGAGGCCGTGGCCGCCGCGAAGCCCGCGCGGACTGCCCCGCGCCAG GCAATCAGTACTGTAAGTCACATCTCGTTCGCTGAGGATGGAACTGATCCTCCCAAAAAGCCAACTTCGGTAGCTGAGGTGGCAAAGCAGCGTGAACTTAGTGGCACTCTTCAAAGTGAGGTGGACAGTAAGATGAAGAAGCAGATATCAAATGCAAAATCCAAGGAGCTCAGCGGCCACGACATCTTTTCTGATACTCAGGAATCCAGGTCTAACAGGGCAAGGAACTCATCAAATGGCAGCTCTGCCTCTAACACACCTGTTAAAAATGCAAAC GCGAGCACCTTCTCATTTGGAGAGGCTAACATTGACAGCGCGCCAAAGACAGCAAAGAAGATAACTGGCAAGAAG ATGGGAAGGAACCAACCCGCGAGCGCACAGGTGGAAACCGCAAGCCTCCTGGCGGCGAGAGCAGCATTGCGCTGGTTTAACATCCTGAACTGGAATGGGGACGGACCTTGCCTTAATCCATGCTTATCCCTGTAG
- the LOC112876491 gene encoding proline-rich receptor-like protein kinase PERK9: MASTTSDSLPSSPSLPTTAALDGAADQEFSSQHHHHHHQSLFLPSSSSPASLYLDSSFHGLLPASSTAVSSPSPPPPMPPLPPAPAPAKPAKKRPRASRRPPTTVLTTDTSNFRAMVQEFTGFPAPPFAPAPPPAVRPRLLGSTPSFLMRPSPLKYPVLLPPSACTTTLANTTINASGSNNITAGTSSLVDALALFAKSNAMPSGAGAGAATAATTSGGSGAADHHYHGIGMGGFNPFDDFDPPAAAAEGERGDPGGGHGFFSSFTAGDKYGRH; this comes from the coding sequence ATGGCGTCCACCACCAGCGACAGCCTCCCCTCCTCACCCTCCCTGCCCACCACCGCGGCGCTCGACGGCGCCGCCGACCAGGAGTTCTCCTcccagcaccaccaccaccatcaccaAAGCCTCTTCCTcccgtcctcctcctcccccgccagCCTGTACCTCGACTCCTCCTTCCACGGCCTCCTCCCCGCTTCCTCCACGGCCGTGTCGTCGCCTTCCCCTCCACCGCCGATGCCTCCGCTCCCTCCCGCCCCGGCGCCCGCGAAGCCGGCCAAGAAGCGCCCCAGGGCCTCCCGCCGGCCGCCCACCACGGTGCTCACCACCGACACCTCCAACTTCCGCGCCATGGTGCAGGAGTTCACCGGCTTCCCGGCACCGCCcttcgcccccgcgccgccccctgccgTGCGCCCGCGCCTCCTCGGCAGCACGCCGTCGTTTCTCATGCGCCCCTCGCCTCTCAAGTACCCCGTGCTGCTGCCTCCCAGCGCTTGCACCACCACCCTAGCTAACACCACCATTAACGCAAGCGGTAGCAATAATATTACTGCCGGTACCAGCTCCCTCGTGGACGCGCTCGCGCTGTTCGCCAAGAGCAACGCGATGCcgagcggcgccggcgccggcgcagcTACAGCGGCGACGACGTCCGGCGGATCAGGCGCTGCTGATCATCACTACCACGGAATCGGCATGGGAGGGTTCAACCCGTTCGATGACTTCGAtccaccggcggcggcagctgaaGGCGAGAGGGGGGACCCGGGTGGCGGCCATGGTTTCTTCTCCTCCTTCACCGCCGGCGACAAGTACGGAAGGCACTAG
- the LOC112878257 gene encoding uncharacterized protein LOC112878257 gives MKDRGLSSSGQRAKRLQRTISSPELRRGDLPKEKPRLRRSSSSPDLHRGPRLANEGALPLDNPYSDLWRAIWNGGDRGTTGQQPTKVMDAWRACRWIGRAPDDVLARVWLRVRLGGPTELTMTGFDVRSRLLGQAPLDLETAGALVRLLRELEHETMAKRPQARGRHYVAPEWGINIANGSSSLEASYDLFM, from the exons ATGAAGGACCGGGGCTTGTCATCATCAGGCCAGAGGGCTAAGAG GCTGCAGAGGACCATCAGCTCGCCGGAACTGCGACGTGGCGACCTGCCCAAGGAGAAACCCAGGCTGCGGAGGAGCAGCAGCTCGCCGGATCTCCACCGTGGTCCGCGCCTGGCCAACGAGGGGGCACTCCCTCTCGACAACCCCTACTCCGACCTGTGGAGGGCGATCTGGAACGGCGGTGACCGCGGGACGACGGGGCAGCAGCCAACGAAGGTGATGGACGCCTGGAGGGCGTGCCGGTGGATCGGCCGCGCACCCGACGATGTCCTGGCCCG GGTTTGGTTACGCGTACGCCTGGGAGGACCCACGGAGCTAACGATGACCGGGTTCGACGTCAGGTCCAGGCTCCTAGGGCAAGCGCCGCTGGATCTGGAGACGGCGGGCGCTCTGGTCCGGCTGCTCAGGGAGCTCGAGCACGAGACCATGGCGAAACGGCCGCAGGCCCGCGGCAGGCACTACGTTGCTCCCGAGTGGGGG ATCAACATCGCGAATGGAAGTTCGAGCTTGGAGGCGTCGTACGACCTGTTCATGtag
- the LOC112877660 gene encoding proteasome subunit alpha type-2: MGDSQYSFSLTTFSPSGKLVQIEHALTAVGSGQTSLGIKAANGVVIATEKKLPSILVDETSVQKIQALTPNIGVVYSGMGPDFRVLVRKSRKQAQQYYRLYKESIPVTQLVRETAAVMQEFTQSGGVRPFGVSLLIAGYDDNGPQLYQVDPSGSYFSWKASAMGKNVSNAKTFLEKRYTEDMELDDAIHTAILTLKEGYEGQISSNNIEIGIIRPDREFRVLSPAEIKDFLEEVE; this comes from the exons ATGGGGGACAGCCAGTACTCCTTCTCCCTCACCACCTTCAG CCCGTCTGGTAAGCTGGTGCAGATCGAGCACGCGCTGACGGCGGTGGGCTCCGGCCAGACCTCCCTCGGGATCAAAG CTGCTAATGGAGTTGTTATTGCCACTGAAAAGAAACTGCCATCTATTTTAGTGGATGAAACATCT GTGCAAAAGATTCAAGCGTTGACTCCAAATATTGGAGTTGTTTACAG TGGGATGGGTCCAGATTTCCGCGTTCTTGTGAGGAAAAGCCGGAAGCAAGCCCAGCAGTATTACCGATTGTACAAG GAGTCTATACCTGTTACACAGCTTGTCAGAGAAACCGCTGCTGTTATGCAGGAGTTCACACAGTCTGG CGGTGTAAGACCATTTGGTGTATCTTTGTTGATAGCTGGGTACGATGACAATGGCCCTCAGTTGTATCAG GTAGACCCATCAGGATCATACTTCTCCTGGAAAGCATCAGCTATGGGGAAAAATGTGTCCAATGCAAAGACGTTTCTTGAGAAGAG GTACACAGAAGATATGGAGCTTGATGATGCCATCCATACTGCAATTTTGACTCTGAAAGAAGG ATACGAAGGGCAGATCTCGTCCAACAATATTGAGATCGGGATAATTCGACCTGACCGAGAATTCAG GGTTCTGAGCCCTGCGGAGATCAAGGATTTCCTGGAAGAGGTGGAGTAA
- the LOC112877659 gene encoding RNA helicase aquarius, which yields MPKVFGTGVYEFRHPRAAEYPLPADAAPATTAAPDKVPASTGGASITLLDIQRDRLTRVAAEHWCTPAAASAFDADLVREIYATELRVEGRGRKTVPLHRVMILEVSQYLENYLWPHFDPADASFEHVMSIILMVNEKFRENVAAWTCFHDRKDAFKGFLWRVLKLKEEERTLNMAEKTNYLLFMINAFQSLEDELVRETILQLVSLKLWNTLSFGRLQMELCLNPELIKKWTKIKRREAKEAKKADQPTNPSEMLENKFLRNLIEEFLEILDSKVILSSQDGGEESVLNESPSGQVDDSCVLYCERFMEFLIDMLSQLPTRRFLRPLVADVAVVAKCHLSALYTHEKGRLFAQLVDLLQFYEGFEINDHSGTQLGDDDVLQAHYSRFQAFQLLAFKQVPKLRDFALSSIGSLHKRADLTKKLLVLSDVELQDLVCNKLKLISEKDPCSGRRDFLIEVLVAFFEKRQSQKDAVNALPLYPNEQIMWDESLVPSINYSGEGCLALPKLNLQFLTLHDYLLRNFNLFRLESTYEIREDIQEAVPHLHSYINNEGETAFRGWSRMAVPIKEFKITEVKQPNIGEVKPSAVTADVTFSISSYRHQIKSEWDALKEHDVLFLLSIRPSFEPLSPEEAAKSTVPERLGLQYVRGCEVIEIRDEEGTLMNDFTGRIKREEWKPPKGDIRTVRIALDTAQYHIDVTETAEKGAENMYGTFNILMRRKPKENNFKAILESIRDLMNETCVVPEWLHNIFLGYGNPSAAQWMNMPDLLEVIDFKDTFLDANHVQQSFPDYQVTFINSDGTENLHPSPPFKIRLSKKMRESSHALPGNVNSSLAVKNNNNVADGESQKEKLIVETYIPADPGPYPQDKPKQNSVRFTPTQVGAIISGVQPGLTMVVGPPGTGKTDTAVQILNVLYHNCPSQRTLIITHSNQALNDLFEKIMQRDVPARYLLRLGQGEQELATDLDFSRQGRVNAMLVRRLELLGEVSKLARSLRLPEDVGYTCETAAYFWLLHVYARWEQFLAACAQNQDKPSFVKDRFPFSEFFSDTPQPIFTGESFEKDMHAAKGCFKHLSTIFQELEECRAFELLKSTVERANYLMTKQAKIVAMTCTHAALKRRDFLQLGFKFDNLLMEESAQILEIETFIPMLLQRQEDGYARLKRCILIGDHHQLPPVVKNMAFQKYSHMDQSLFTRFVRLGVPYIELNAQGRARPSIAKLYNWRYRELGDLPYVREQAIFHKANAGFSFEYQLVDVPDYKGKGESAPSPWFYQNEGEAEYIVDVYIYMRLIGYPANKISILTTYNGQKLLIRDVINKRCKPHNIEPPNKVTTVDKFQGQQNDFILLSLVRTRFVGHLRDVRRLIVAMSRARLGLYVFCRRSLFEQCYELQPTFQLLLQRPDKLALNLEECTPFTERPLGETGNIHYVTGIEDIGHLVKFRLEHLRQMQYMQYYAPPANELPPAVPENIAVIPSENGSVPNQPNEQMAVEENGGASDTTVGNKMEEDAVEPKDETMQEGDKTSEGNGDGDVAAKDKDDEHADANDKMEEGDSTSKDQIEEETSEPKDKMDEE from the exons ATGCCGAAGGTCTTTGGCACCGGTGTCTACGAGTTCCGGCACCCCCGCGCGGCGGAGTACCCTCTCCCAGCGGACGCCGCCCCCGCCACGACCGCGGCGCCCGACAAGGTCCCCGCGTCCACCGGCGGCGCCTCCATCACGCTCCTCGACATCCAGCGGGACCGCCTCACCCGCGTCGCCGCCGAGCACTGGtgcacgcccgccgccgcctcggccttcGATGCGGACCTCGTCAGGGAGATCTACGCCACGGAGCTCCGGGTCGAGGGCCGCGGCCGGAAGACCGTGCCGCTGCACCGCGTCATGATCCTCGAGGTCAGCCAGTACCTCGAGAACTACCTGTGGCCGCACTTCGACCCGGCGGACGCCTCCTTCGAGCACGTCATGTCCATCATCCTCATGGTTAACGAGAAG TTTCGGGAGAATGTGGCGGCGTGGACGTGCTTCCATGACCGTAAGGATGCTTTCAAGGGGTTCCTGTGGCGGGTTCTCAAGCTCAAGGAAGAG GAAAGGACCCTTAATATGGCAGAGAAAACAAATTACCTCCTGTTCATGATAAATGCATTTCAG AGTTTGGAGGATGAGCTTGTCCGGGAAACTATACTTCAGTTAGTAAGCCTAAAGCTATGGAATACTCTTTCTTTTGGACGACTTCAG ATGGAACTCTGCCTTAACCCTGAATTGATTAAGAAGTGGACCAAAATCAAAAGAAGGGAGGCAAAAGAAGCAAAAAAGGCTGACCAACCTACTAATCCTTCTGAAATGCTTGAGAATAAATTCCTTAGGAATCTAATTGAAGAATTCTTGGAG ATTCTCGATTCGAAGGTCATATTATCCAGTCAAGATGGTGGTGAAGAATCTGTATTGAATGAGTCACCCAGTGGGCAGGTCGATGATTCTTGCGTCCTATATTGTGAGAGATTTATGGAATTTCTGATTGACATGTTGAGCCAGCTTCCTACTAGACG ATTTTTGAGGCCCCTAGTTGCTGATGTTGCTGTCGTTGCTAAGTGCCACTTAAGTGCACTCTATACTCATGAAAAGGGACGCCTTTTTGCACAGTTGGTTGACTTGCTGCAGTTTTATGAAGGCTTTGAGATTAATGATCATTCTGGAACACAGCTTGGTGATGATGATGTCCTGCAAGCTCATTATTCTCGTTTCCAAGCTTTTCAGCTGCTAGCATTTAAGCAAGTGCCTAAG TTGCGAGATTTTGCCTTGTCTAGTATTGGTTCACTACATAAGCGAGCTGACTTAACAAAAAAGCTGCTTGTCTTGTCAGACGTGGAGTTGCAAGATCTGGTTTGTAACAAG CTCAAGTTAATCTCAGAGAAAGACCCATGCAGTGGAAGGCGTGATTTTCTTATCGAAGTCCTAGTTGCTTTTTTTGAGAAGCGGCAATCCCAAAAAGATGCAGTAAATGCACTTCCTCTTTATCCAAATGAGCAGATCATGTGGGATGAAAGCCTTGTTCCTAGCATTAATTACTCAGGAGAAGGCTGTCTTGCACTCCCAAAACTCAATCTCCAATTCTTGACGCTTCATGATTATTTGTTAAGAAATTTCAACCTGTTTCGTCTTGAATCAACGTATGAAATTCGTGAAGATATTCAGGAAGCTGTTCCTCATCTACATTCTTATATCAACAATGAGGGAGAGACAGCCTTCCGTGGATGGTCCAGAATGGCTGTTCCGATCAAGGAATTTAAGATTACAGAAGTGAAGCAGCCAAACATTGGGGAAGTTAAGCCTTCTGCTGTAACTGCCGATGTTActttcagcatatcaagctacAGGCATCAGATAAAATCTGAATGGGATGCTCTGAAGGAGCATGATGTTCTATTTTTGCTGTCAATCCGCCCTTCTTTTGAGCCTCTTAGCCCTGAAGAAGCTGCAAAATCAACTGTGCCAGAAAGGCTAGGATTGCAATATGTACGTGGATGTGAGGTGATTGAAATTCGTGACGAGGAAGGAACACTCATGAATGACTTCACAGGAAGGATAAAGCGAGAAGAATGGAAACCACCCAAGGGTGACATTCGTACTGTCCGAATTGCCCTAGATACTGCACAGTACCACATTGATGTTACTGAAACAGCAGAGAAGGGCGCAGAAAATATGTATGGAACATTTAATATTCTAATGAGAAGGAAACCCAAGGAGAATAATTTCAAAGCGATCTTGGAATCTATACGTGATCTAATGAATGAAACATGTGTAGTTCCAGAATGGCTGCATAACATATTCTTGGGTTATGGAAATCCTTCTGCAGCACAGTGGATGAATATGCCTGATCTTCTGGAAGTTATAGATTTCAAAGACACTTTTCTTGATGCTAACCATGTACAGCAAAGTTTTCCAGATTATCAG GTTACGTTTATCAATTCTGATGGTACAGAAAACCTGCATCCAAGCCCTCCTTTTAAGATTAGGCTGTCCAAGAAAATGAGGGAAAGTAGTCATGCCCTACCCGGCAATGTGAACTCCAGTTTGGCTGTTAAGAATAACAATAATGTGGCTGATGGTGAGTCTCAGAAAGAGAAACTAATTGTTGAGACTTACATTCCAGCTGATCCTGGGCCATATCCTCAAGATAAACCTAAACAGAACTCAGTTAGGTTCACACCCACCCAG GTCGGTGCTATAATATCCGGTGTTCAACCTGGGTTGACAATGGTTGTTGGTCCTCCTGGTACGGGGAAAACAGATACAGCTGTGCAGATATTAAATGTTCTATATCATAACTGCCCTTCGCAAAGAACACTGATTATAACCCATTCCAATCAAGCTTTGAATGACTTGTTTGAGAAGATAATGCAG AGGGATGTGCCTGCTAGGTACCTTCTTCGCCTTGGTCAGGGTGAGCAAGAGCTTGCAACTGATCTTGATTTTAGCCGTCAAGGTCGTGTCAATGCTATGCTTGTCCGACGGCTAGAGCTGCTAGGTGAAGTTTCTAAATTGGCGAGATCTCTTCGTCTTCCAGAAGATGTGGGTTACACTTGTGAAACTGCTGCTTATTTTTGGTTATTACATGTTTATGCCCGTTGGGAACAATTCTTAGCTGCCTGTGCACAAAATCAAGATAAGCCCTCTTTTGTCAAAGACCGCTTCCCATTTTCGGAGTTTTTTTCAGATACTCCGCAGCCTATTTTTACCGGTGAGTCTTTTGAGAAAGATATGCATGCAGCCAAGGGTTGTTTCAAACATCTATCTACAATATTCCAAGAGCTGGAAGAGTGCAGGGCTTTCGAACTACTTAAGTCAACAGTGGAGCGAGCAAATTATTTAATGACGAAACAGGCGAAGATTGTCGCCATGACTTGTACTCATGCAGCATTAAAGAGGCGAGACTTTCTTCAATTAGGTTTCAAATTTGACAATTTACTGATGGAAGAAAGTGCACAGATACTGGAGATAGAAACTTTTATCCCTATGCTGCTGCAACGACAGGAAGATGGCTATGCTCGCCTTAAACGTTGCATTTTAATTGGTGATCATCATCAGTTACCCCCTGTGGTGAAGAACATGGCTTTTCAGAAGTACAGCCACATGGACCAGAGTCTGTTTACTAGGTTCGTTCGTCTTGGTGTTCCTTACATTGAGCTCAATGCTCAGGGTCGTGCAAGACCTAGTATCGCTAAGCTTTATAACTGGAGATACAGAGAGCTGGGAGATCTGCCTTATGTGCGTGAGCAAGCGATCTTCCATAAAGCTAATGCTGGGTTCTCCTTTGAGTATCAGTTGGTTGATGTTCCTGATTATAAAGGCAAAGGCGAGTCTGCCCCCTCTCCTTGGTTCTACCAGAATGAAGGGGAGGCTGAGTATATTGTCGATGTATATATCTACATGCGCCTGATTGGCTACCCTGCCAATAAGATTTCAATATTAACGACCTACAATGGCCAGAAGCTTCTTATTCGTGATGTTATAAACAAAAGATGCAAGCCACATAATATTGAGCCACCTAACAAG GTTACCACTGTGGACAAATTCCAGGGCCAGCAAAATGATTTCATTTTACTCTCTCTTGTCCGGACCCGTTTTGTTGGCCATCTCCGTGATGTTAGGAGACTTATTGTGGCTATGTCCCGTGCTCGTCTGGGATTGTATGTGTTCTGCCGCCGTTCACTGTTTGAACAGTGTTACGAATTGCAGCCAACATTCCAGCTTCTCCTCCAAAGACCTGATAAACTTGCCTTGAATCTTGAGGAGTGCACACCATTTACAGAGCGACCTTTGGGGGAAACTGGAAACATCCATTATGTTACTGGTATTGAAGACATTGGTCATCTGGTGAAGTTCAGACTGGAACATCTTCGTCAG ATGCAATACATGCAGTATTATGCTCCTCCGGCAAATGAGCTACCTCCAGCAGTGCCAGAAAATATTGCTGTAATCCCTTCAGAAAATGGCAGTGTTCCGAATCAGCCAAATGAGCAAATGGCAGTGGAAGAAAATGGTGGTGCAAGTGACACCACGGTCGGTAACAAGATGGAGGAAGACGCTGTTGAACCGAAGGATGAAACGATGCAGGAAGGAGACAAGACGAGTGAAGGGAATGGTGATGGTGACGTGGCTGCAAAGGATAAGGACGATGAACACGCTGATGCAAATGACAAGATGGAGGAAGGAGATTCCACGTCGAAGGACCAGATTGAGGAAGAAACTTCAGAGCCGAAGGACAAGATGGATGAAGAGTGA
- the LOC112876697 gene encoding uncharacterized protein LOC112876697 isoform X1, whose translation MERAAPVRSSHTSTADLLAWPQPQGQGPAPATPSPPRRPGQPSEAIRKVVFGGQVTEEEADSLTKRKPCSAPKWKEMTGSGIFAAGSNGDAGEAVAAAKPARTAPRQAISTVSHISFAEDGTDPPKKPTSVAEVAKQRELSGTLQSEVDSKMKKQISNAKSKELSGHDIFSDTQESRSNRARNSSNGSSASNTPVKNANASTFSFGEANIDSAPKTAKKITGKKVNDLSGNDIFKGDAPPASAEKHLSTAKLKEITGSNIFADGKEPTRERTGGNRKPPGGESSIALV comes from the exons ATggagcgggcggcgccggtgaggaGCTCCCACACCTCCACGGCCGACCTGCTCGCGTGGCCGCAGCCCCAGGGCCAGGGCCCCGCCCCCgccacgccgtcgccgccgcgccgccctggcCAG CCGTCGGAGGCGATCAGGAAGGTGGTCTTCGGGGGCCAGGTCACCGAGGAGGAGGCCGACAGCCTCACCAAGAG GAAGCCGTGCTCCGCGCCCAAGTGGAAGGAGATGACTGGAAGCGGCATCTTCGCGGCCGGGAGCAATGGCGACGCTGGGGAGGCCGTGGCCGCCGCGAAGCCCGCGCGGACTGCCCCGCGCCAG GCAATCAGTACTGTAAGTCACATCTCGTTCGCTGAGGATGGAACTGATCCTCCCAAAAAGCCAACTTCGGTAGCTGAGGTGGCAAAGCAGCGTGAACTTAGTGGCACTCTTCAAAGTGAGGTGGACAGTAAGATGAAGAAGCAGATATCAAATGCAAAATCCAAGGAGCTCAGCGGCCACGACATCTTTTCTGATACTCAGGAATCCAGGTCTAACAGGGCAAGGAACTCATCAAATGGCAGCTCTGCCTCTAACACACCTGTTAAAAATGCAAAC GCGAGCACCTTCTCATTTGGAGAGGCTAACATTGACAGCGCGCCAAAGACAGCAAAGAAGATAACTGGCAAGAAGGTCAACGACCTCTCTGGCAATGACATTTTCAAGGGAGACGCGCCGCCAGCTTCCGCTGAGAAGCATCTGAGCACTGCAAAGCTGAAGGAGATAACTGGAAGCAATATTTTTGCAGATGGGAAGGAACCAACCCGCGAGCGCACAGGTGGAAACCGCAAGCCTCCTGGCGGCGAGAGCAGCATTGCGCTGGTTTAA
- the LOC112878255 gene encoding uncharacterized protein LOC112878255 produces the protein MERAAPVRSSHTSTAGLLAWPHPDGAGPLPARRPNQPTEEFRKVVFGGQGAEAVDGVNKMRTGSAPKLKEMTGSGIFKAGSAAAAPAASRDRQASQITFGQDGSIAPRKPNSVAEVARHRELSRTIQSEGDGKMKKQVSTAKSKELSGHDIFADHEDPKPNRSRRSDYSSSASLSQVSTFSFGEADADSAAKMAKKKGTSNKPADLNGKAIVEKDSAPAAKQPPNRAKLEEAAGSSSVSADGKAPATGEHAGRRTRQPPGGDSSISLA, from the exons ATGGAGAGGGCGGCCCCGGTGAGGAGCTCCCACACCTCCACGGCCGGCCTGCTCGCGTGGCCGCACCCCGATGGCGCCGGGCCGCTGCCGGCACGCCGCCCTAACCAG CCGACGGAGGAGTTCAGGAAGGTGGTGTTCGGGGGCCAGGGCGCCGAGGCGGTCGACGGCGTCAACAAGAT GAGGACGGGCTCGGCGCCCAAGTTGAAGGAGATGACGGGGAGCGGCATATTCAAGGccgggagcgccgccgccgccccagctGCATCCCGCGATCGCCAG GCAAGCCAGATCACTTTTGGTCAGGACGGAAGCATTGCTCCCAGGAAGCCAAATTCAGTAGCTGAGGTGGCGAGGCATCGTGAGCTTAGCCGCACCATTCAGAGCGAGGGAGATGGTAAGATGAAGAAGCAGGTCTCCACTGCAAAATCCAAGGAGCTCAGCGGCCACGACATCTTCGCCGATCATGAGGATCCCAAGCCCAACAGGTCAAGGAGATCGGACTACAGCAGCTCCGCCTCCCTGTCGCAG GTGAGCACCTTCTCGTTCGGAGAGGCCGACGCCGACAGCGCGGCAAAGATGGCGAAGAAGAAAGGAACCAGCAACAAGCCTGCTGATCTGAATGGCAAGGCCATCGTCGAGAAGGATTCGGCGCCCGCGGCGAAGCAGCCCCCGAACCGCGCGAAGCTGGAAGAAGCGGCTGGTAGCAGCAGCGTTTCTGCGGACGGGAAGGCCCCAGCGACCGGAGAGCACGCTGGCCGCCGGACCCGGCAGCCTCCCGGCGGCGACAGCAGCATCTCGCTGGCCTAG